The sequence below is a genomic window from Mugil cephalus isolate CIBA_MC_2020 chromosome 14, CIBA_Mcephalus_1.1, whole genome shotgun sequence.
CAATATAAAGTAGGATAACAATGCAGATATTCAACTATctcaaaactgtatttaaatgcaGCATCCAGGAATATGTGCTTATATTCTGCAGACAAGTTTTttagcaaacaaatgaataatagATTTTACACTTGATCctcaagggaaattgcttggtgaCAGAAGCTTACTTGcgcataaaagaaacactctttaAGAAcctcaagtaaaaagaaagataaaacccTGTTGGAGAAAGACTCATGATTGATGAATTACACTGTAGTCAAGGAGCAtttctgtgttcagtgtgtaaTGAGACCATCAGTGATGAGATGCTGACCTGAGGGTGGAGAATAACGTTTGGATCCCGACAAATAGGACAGGGGTTGCCACATATCTTGCCTCCTCTCTAAAAACACAGAAgcggtgttgttgttttttttttttttgcatataacTCAAATAATGTATACAAGGTGGAATAAGTAATGTAAATTTTACAATGCAAGTCTTGCGTGTCTTCTGTGGGGGAATGGCTCCTTTGTGGTTCCTCCTGTAACCTGCCCAGACCGGATTGGTTCCATACTTCTCAATGTACTCTGTCAGGGGAATGGAATACTTTGTTAAATCAAAGTAAGTTTGGATGCTTAAGATgtgactttatgtttttttttgtttaattttacttaaCATTTGTAGATACATTTTACTTTACATAAGGGAGGTATTTCACAAGCCTTTCTTAgcttccatctctcctgcaTAACAAGTAACCGTTTTATacgatttaaatgttttctatcGTCAATGTGtatacaaacaaaagaaatttaTAAATTCGTTCGAGTACCTTCACTTTCCAGGTAATCCCAGGGCCTGTCCTTGTACTGGGACACAGTCTCCACAGTCTCGGCAGCAGCCTCATCCTGCGGTGATGCTCCTTGGCAGAAAAAGTGAGTTGGGTGTAGGAATGGAGACAGAGACGGGCACGTCCTCTGCGGTAGCCTACGTAGAAGGGactaagagaagaagaaagtcacTTCACCATTACTACCTGCTATATACCATCATAGTTGCCCTCTGCTGTTATTGAAGTGCAGAATTCACGTGACTTAAGTTACTCCTGGCTAACGTATACTGTAACTCCAGTATTGATCTTACTTGGACATATTAAACCCCCAGTGCAAACTCTTAACGATTAGATTAATCGGATGCTAACCGCAAACATAAATGTACTACCTGATACTGACGGAATGGCTGTATAATTGAAGGCGATAAACGGCACAAAGCCCTGGCGACGAACGGCACGGAGGCGGCCATGTTTGTCTGTCTCAGCGGGGTCATAGGTGAAAGGTGAAAGATCGAGCGATATGACAATTAAATCAAGCGTTATATGTAATCTCAAAATTTGCCGCTAATAAATGATTCATACAGTCTTTAAAGCAGCacagtgtcatttttattattgttcgTTTTGTGTGAAAGAGTGCTAAATAGCAGCTTCCGGTCTGACTGGCGCATTTGACAAACTGACAAACGAGTCGCCATTTTGAAGAAATATTATTAAcaaattttatatattaaaccATTTGTACAACCCGCGTAAATCATCAAATGCCGTGTGTGTTTTGAATTCCCTCCATAACAATCCAAAAATCACAGACTTTTAAGGTGAGATTAGGGAGTAATTAGAAATGACATGTGAGAGACGCCATTATGCCCTTGGCTGGATGAAGAAGGTCGGTTAGCCACCATTTTGTTTCAGCAAAAAGGGGGAAAACCGATGCTCGTGACGTAAAAAACGTCACGTAGTATAAAAAGTAAGTCCCTCCTTTTCGAGCTCATTCCTGGATTTGGTCAAAGGTAAGTGAAGTCAGAAAGACAGGACGGCTTTTTTCCAACATGTTTTCCGTATGTTCATGTGAAGTTATTGCtgaatatatatgaaaatagcACCTGAAGACTCTACTATAGACGAAGAACTGGAATACTTGACAGAATCgatattaaatgtttgtttttgtgtgttttccaggtaTGAATTCGCTTTGCCGAAGACTGAACCGTCGAGGACTTTGAACAACTCTGCtcaaattcatattttttcttcaaGTAATGGACATTTGATTACTATTTTTGCCTCCAGTTTCTTCCAGAAGGAAATGCTAGCATAGCTACCACAGCCCCACCCATTAGAAGTCTTTAAGTTGATATTAAAACCATGAAGGTTGACGACATTAAATTGATGAAATAGGAGATATAAGTGCCTGAAAAGCACACTAAAATATTCCCGAGACGCTGAGGATCTATAGTATGAATAGTAAGTTGATTTTGAAATTGACTCGACATTCAAACGAAAATAGTAGATAATAGGCTAGCTAGCGGTTGCTGGCTAGCAGGCACCGTAAATTAGCTTGGTTCTTGGCAAacaattataaaatattattatagtatgAGCTCACACAGGAAAGTGGACGGACGCACATCGCTCcgtttctttgtgtgtgagaCGGAATAGACGAattgtataaataaaaccagaactTGTAAAAATCGTTAGATAACCATAAGCAATCTATTCATAAAGATTGCCGTAGGCACAGTACGCAAACTAGATCATGAAGTCGGACTTTTTGCCTGCCAGACTTTCGTAGGGGCTGCTCCATGGAACGAACACCCAGCCGCAATCTATACATAAAGATTGCATTAGTATGAGGATTGTGGACTTACTTTACCAAGCACTGTGTGTTGAAATGATAAGTATAGCACAGGGACTTCCCGAAACCTCGCATCATGCACTCGGCAATCTGCGGATAAAGATTGCAGGATGTCTCGCAAAGTGGTCTTTCGAAGCACAATCTGGGGATTGACAATATGGTGGACTGGTTGTGGTTTGCTCGTCGTCTTCGGCCAGCTCGGGGGCTAGCCGAGTTTTCCTCGGAGCAACATTTGGGAATATTTGCAACGAGTATTGACTCATACCCATCGCATTGTCTGATTTCTCTGCGCGTATGGCTCGCTATACTCCCGGTGCCcgtcgccttgtttttctcttagcCTGAGTGCTGTTTGCTATGAGAGCCATTGTTGTTTGCGAAGGGATTGGTTTGTCGTTGAAGTGGTTAACAGAGGGAGGGCTCTGATTAGCAGTCAGTCTCTAGCTCCCTCCCCTTTGTCAGGC
It includes:
- the mrps18b gene encoding 28S ribosomal protein S18b, mitochondrial, whose protein sequence is MTPLRQTNMAASVPFVARALCRLSPSIIQPFRQYQSLLRRLPQRTCPSLSPFLHPTHFFCQGASPQDEAAAETVETVSQYKDRPWDYLESEEYIEKYGTNPVWAGYRRNHKGAIPPQKTRKTCIRGGKICGNPCPICRDPNVILHPQNVKLLQQFISPHTGVVYDPTRTGVCMKQQKILTEAIITARDHGLLPFQVPYVDFTGEDFSNSHDAVGSTHPPSFLTSGETWYKWYGEMTPDEKEVAKVKKTYKAYLK